One stretch of Clavibacter californiensis DNA includes these proteins:
- a CDS encoding ferritin-like domain-containing protein encodes MFDRKFITQAIDRSAQSPLDRRRFFSAAGVAGLGVGAAALIPATGAQAADAQAEADAGAVTDAAVLNFALNLEYLEAEFYLRAVTGNGLVPNDTTGVGTLGAVTGGRAVQFQDYAIRQYAYEIAQDEKAHVKFLRAALGSARVARPAINLDAAFTSAARAAGLISGTQTFDAFANQENFLLASFIFEDVGVTAYKGAAPLITNKTYLEAAAGILAVEAYHAGIIRSQLFARGLAAPANAISNARDSLDGRTDLDQGITVSGGANLVPTDANSIAFSRTTGQVLNIVYLNSKAVNRGGFYPAGINGSITTSAAN; translated from the coding sequence ATGTTCGACAGGAAGTTCATCACCCAGGCCATCGACCGGAGCGCGCAGTCGCCCCTGGATCGCCGTCGTTTCTTCAGCGCCGCGGGCGTCGCGGGTCTCGGCGTCGGCGCCGCTGCCCTCATCCCCGCGACCGGGGCCCAGGCCGCCGACGCCCAGGCCGAGGCCGATGCGGGCGCCGTCACGGACGCCGCCGTCCTCAACTTCGCGCTCAACCTCGAGTACCTCGAGGCCGAGTTCTACCTCCGCGCCGTGACCGGCAACGGCCTCGTCCCGAACGACACCACGGGCGTCGGCACCCTGGGCGCCGTGACGGGCGGCCGCGCGGTCCAGTTCCAGGACTACGCGATCCGCCAGTACGCGTACGAGATCGCGCAGGACGAGAAGGCGCACGTCAAGTTCCTGCGCGCCGCGCTCGGCTCCGCCCGGGTCGCGCGTCCCGCGATCAACCTGGACGCCGCGTTCACCTCCGCGGCCCGCGCCGCCGGCCTCATCAGCGGCACCCAGACCTTCGACGCGTTCGCCAACCAGGAGAACTTCCTGCTGGCCTCGTTCATCTTCGAGGACGTCGGAGTGACGGCGTACAAGGGCGCCGCGCCCCTCATCACGAACAAGACCTACCTCGAGGCGGCCGCCGGCATCCTCGCGGTCGAGGCGTACCACGCGGGCATCATCCGCTCGCAGCTGTTCGCCCGCGGCCTCGCGGCACCCGCCAACGCCATCTCGAACGCGCGCGACTCGCTCGACGGGCGCACCGACCTCGACCAGGGCATCACGGTCTCGGGCGGCGCGAACCTCGTGCCCACGGACGCGAACAGCATCGCGTTCAGCCGGACGACCGGCCAGGTGCTCAACATCGTGTACCTGAACAGCAAGGCCGTGAACCGCGGCGGGTTCTACCCGGCCGGCATCAACGGCAGCATCACCACGAGCGCCGCGAACTGA
- a CDS encoding alpha-mannosidase — protein sequence MHQNQKLVQERILRALDERITPAVYSAKTPVTLRAWMAPDEPVPVAEAMRQEYAPFALGEPWGRAWSTWWFEVTGEVPAEWAGRTVELLIDPGFIGDWPGNQAECLVHTMDGVPVKGIHPRNTYVRLADEAAGGEQVRFLVEAAGNPDILVNEFVPTPYGDKATAPAEPIYRFRQAELAVFEPEVWALRFDVEVLYQLLMELPETEPRRHEVLRAIERALDVLAMDDIVGTAAAARAELADVLSRPAVPSAHTLSGVGHAHIDSAWLWPIRETKRKTARTFSNVLRLAEQYPDFRFACSQAQQYVWVKENYPTVFEGIKEAIAAGTWYPVGSMWIEPDGNLPGGEAMIRQLTHGMRFFQEELGVETHGMWLPDSFGYTASFPQIAKLAGLDWFLTQKLSWNQTNTFPHHTFFWEGIDGSRIFTHFPPIDTYNSTLEAEETHHAVRQFREKGRATMSLAPFGYGDGGGGPTRDMMERQRRTADLEGSPKVIVEHPDEFFRKAEAEYPDAPVWVGELYLELHRGTFTSHAREKRGNRQAEHRLREAELWWTIATVRTGADYPYQALDRLWKQTLLQQFHDILPGSSITWVHRENEEDYARSLAELDALVADAIARVTAQAVADGEGDGSGAFAVNSTGHARTALVEAADGSALALVAVPGSGIAPLVAVEPVSPVATTRADGGTVLDNGLLRVTLDARGLITSIVDLRHADRELVPAGRAANLLQLHEDIPTAWDAWDVDAHYRASRTDLVEAASVELVEDSELRATVEVVRQFGRSRVVQRVSLHADDARIHATAELDWLEDEKLLKVTFPLTIHAQHHSAEIQFGHVRRPTHTNTSWDEARFEVMAHRFVHVEEPGYGVALTNAGSYGHDITRSVGATGEVETELRISLVRAARSPDPVQDIGHHRFEYALVPGVGIEGAVDAGLEQNLPVRVVRPGETAEAAPAAVGSAPASAEVVPSSLPTAAGLVSVHGGTVRIEALKLADDGSGDVIVRLYESTGARAATRLEAHLAADRFTEVDVLERPLGAGFPRSIAFDPEADGRGVRLVLRAFQVITVRIHRT from the coding sequence ATGCACCAGAACCAGAAGCTCGTCCAGGAGCGGATCCTCCGCGCGCTCGACGAGCGGATCACCCCCGCCGTGTACTCGGCGAAGACGCCCGTGACGCTCCGCGCGTGGATGGCGCCCGACGAGCCCGTGCCCGTCGCCGAGGCGATGCGGCAGGAGTACGCGCCCTTCGCGCTCGGCGAGCCGTGGGGCCGCGCCTGGTCCACGTGGTGGTTCGAGGTGACCGGCGAGGTCCCCGCCGAGTGGGCCGGCCGCACGGTCGAGCTGCTCATCGACCCCGGGTTCATCGGCGACTGGCCGGGCAACCAGGCCGAGTGCCTCGTGCACACGATGGACGGGGTGCCTGTCAAGGGGATCCACCCGCGCAACACCTACGTGCGCCTCGCCGACGAGGCCGCGGGCGGCGAGCAGGTGCGCTTCCTCGTGGAGGCGGCCGGCAACCCGGACATCCTGGTGAACGAGTTCGTGCCGACCCCGTACGGCGACAAGGCCACCGCGCCCGCCGAGCCCATCTACCGCTTCCGCCAGGCCGAGCTCGCCGTGTTCGAGCCCGAGGTGTGGGCGCTCCGCTTCGACGTCGAGGTGCTGTACCAGCTGCTGATGGAGCTGCCCGAGACCGAGCCCCGCCGCCACGAGGTGCTCCGCGCCATCGAGCGCGCGCTCGACGTGCTCGCGATGGACGACATCGTCGGCACCGCGGCCGCCGCCCGCGCCGAGCTCGCCGACGTGCTCTCGCGTCCCGCCGTCCCGAGCGCGCACACGCTGAGCGGCGTCGGCCACGCCCACATCGACAGCGCCTGGCTCTGGCCCATCCGCGAGACCAAGCGCAAGACCGCGCGCACCTTCTCCAACGTGCTCCGGCTCGCCGAGCAGTACCCCGACTTCCGCTTCGCGTGCTCGCAGGCGCAGCAGTACGTCTGGGTGAAGGAGAACTACCCGACGGTGTTCGAGGGGATCAAGGAGGCCATCGCCGCGGGCACCTGGTACCCGGTCGGATCCATGTGGATCGAGCCCGACGGCAACCTGCCGGGCGGCGAGGCGATGATCCGCCAGCTCACCCACGGCATGCGCTTCTTCCAGGAGGAGCTCGGCGTCGAGACCCACGGCATGTGGCTGCCCGACTCGTTCGGCTACACGGCGTCGTTCCCGCAGATCGCGAAGCTGGCGGGCCTCGACTGGTTCCTCACGCAGAAGCTCTCCTGGAACCAGACCAACACGTTCCCGCACCACACCTTCTTCTGGGAGGGCATCGACGGGTCGCGGATCTTCACGCACTTCCCGCCCATCGACACCTACAACTCCACGCTCGAGGCGGAGGAGACGCACCACGCCGTCCGGCAGTTCCGCGAGAAGGGCCGCGCGACCATGTCGCTCGCGCCCTTCGGCTACGGCGACGGCGGGGGCGGGCCCACGCGCGACATGATGGAGCGCCAGCGCCGCACGGCCGACCTCGAGGGGTCGCCGAAGGTCATCGTGGAGCACCCGGACGAGTTCTTCCGCAAGGCCGAGGCCGAGTACCCGGACGCGCCCGTCTGGGTCGGCGAGCTGTACCTCGAGCTGCACCGCGGCACGTTCACGTCGCACGCCCGCGAGAAGCGCGGCAACCGCCAGGCCGAGCACCGCCTGCGCGAGGCCGAGCTGTGGTGGACCATCGCGACCGTCCGCACGGGCGCCGACTACCCGTACCAGGCGCTCGACCGGCTCTGGAAGCAGACGCTGCTGCAGCAGTTCCACGACATCCTCCCCGGCTCCTCCATCACCTGGGTGCACCGGGAGAACGAGGAGGACTACGCCCGCAGCCTCGCCGAGCTCGACGCGCTCGTGGCCGACGCCATCGCGCGGGTCACGGCGCAGGCGGTCGCGGACGGCGAGGGCGACGGATCCGGCGCGTTCGCGGTGAACTCGACCGGCCACGCGCGCACGGCGCTCGTGGAGGCGGCCGACGGATCCGCGCTCGCGCTCGTCGCGGTGCCGGGCAGCGGGATCGCGCCGCTCGTCGCGGTGGAGCCCGTCTCGCCGGTCGCCACGACGCGCGCCGACGGCGGCACCGTCCTCGACAACGGGCTGCTGCGCGTCACGCTCGACGCTCGCGGCCTCATCACCTCGATCGTCGACCTGCGGCACGCCGACCGCGAGCTCGTGCCCGCCGGCCGCGCCGCGAACCTGCTCCAGCTCCACGAGGACATCCCCACGGCGTGGGACGCCTGGGACGTGGACGCGCACTACCGCGCGAGCCGCACCGATCTCGTCGAGGCGGCGTCGGTCGAGCTCGTCGAGGACTCGGAGCTCCGCGCGACCGTCGAGGTGGTCCGCCAGTTCGGGCGCTCGCGCGTCGTGCAGCGGGTGTCGCTGCACGCCGACGACGCGCGGATCCACGCCACGGCCGAACTCGACTGGCTCGAGGACGAGAAGCTCCTCAAGGTGACCTTCCCGCTCACGATCCACGCGCAGCACCACAGCGCGGAGATCCAGTTCGGGCACGTCCGCCGGCCCACGCACACGAACACGTCGTGGGACGAGGCGCGCTTCGAGGTCATGGCGCACCGCTTCGTGCACGTCGAGGAGCCCGGCTACGGCGTCGCGCTCACCAACGCGGGCAGCTACGGGCACGACATCACGCGCTCGGTCGGCGCGACGGGCGAGGTCGAGACGGAGCTGCGGATCAGCCTGGTCCGGGCGGCCCGCTCCCCCGACCCGGTGCAGGACATCGGCCACCACCGGTTCGAGTACGCGCTCGTGCCGGGCGTCGGCATCGAGGGCGCGGTGGACGCCGGGCTCGAGCAGAACCTGCCCGTGCGCGTCGTGCGGCCCGGTGAGACGGCCGAGGCGGCGCCGGCCGCGGTCGGATCCGCGCCCGCGTCCGCCGAGGTCGTCCCGTCCTCGTTGCCCACCGCCGCTGGCCTCGTCTCCGTGCACGGCGGCACGGTCCGGATCGAGGCGCTCAAGCTCGCGGACGACGGCTCGGGCGACGTGATCGTGCGGCTCTACGAGTCCACGGGCGCGCGCGCCGCCACCCGGCTCGAGGCGCACCTCGCCGCCGACCGCTTCACCGAGGTCGACGTGCTGGAGCGCCCGCTCGGCGCGGGCTTCCCGCGTTCGATCGCGTTCGATCCCGAGGCCGACGGCCGCGGCGTGCGGCTCGTGCTGCGGGCGTTCCAGGTGATCACGGTGCGGATCCACCGGACCTGA
- a CDS encoding 6-phospho-beta-glucosidase, which produces MRLTILGGGGFRVPLVYSALLRDHEAGRVDHVALYDTDEVRLTAVARVLAEQAASYADAPVITLHTDLDEALAGAAFVFSAIRVGGMAGRSCDERLGMAHGVIGQETVGYGGISYALRTLPVVMDLAERIRVRAPDAWVINFTNPAGVVTEAMSRVLGDRVIGICDSPIGLARRVLGALGVQGDDVVIDYAGLNHLGWLRGLRVDGRDVLPDLMARPDLIGTFEEGRLFGAEWVTELGAVPNEYLHYYYFRREVLHADQLAAQTRGGFLVEQQGRFYEQLEHRHDVSALALWERTRLDRETTYMATNRQSAGMGDRDEDDLVSGGYEDVAIALMRGIAYDQSARLILNVRNRGTLAALDADAVVEVPCVVDASGAHPVAGTELPDFGVGLVTNAKYVERQTIEAGVGGSRAAAVRALAHHPLVDSVTVARCLLEDAMHAFPALSYLR; this is translated from the coding sequence ATGAGGCTCACGATCCTGGGCGGGGGCGGCTTCCGCGTCCCGCTCGTCTACTCGGCGCTGCTGCGCGACCACGAGGCCGGCCGCGTCGACCACGTGGCCCTCTACGACACCGACGAGGTGCGCCTGACGGCCGTCGCGCGCGTGCTCGCCGAGCAGGCGGCGTCCTACGCGGACGCCCCCGTGATCACGCTGCACACCGACCTCGACGAGGCGCTCGCGGGCGCCGCGTTCGTCTTCTCGGCGATCCGCGTGGGCGGCATGGCCGGGCGCTCGTGCGACGAGCGGCTCGGCATGGCGCACGGCGTCATCGGCCAGGAGACCGTCGGCTATGGCGGCATCTCCTACGCGCTGCGGACGCTGCCGGTCGTCATGGACCTGGCCGAGCGGATCCGCGTGCGGGCCCCCGACGCCTGGGTCATCAACTTCACGAACCCGGCGGGCGTCGTCACCGAGGCCATGTCGCGCGTGCTCGGCGACCGCGTCATCGGGATCTGCGACTCCCCCATCGGCCTCGCCCGCCGCGTGCTCGGCGCGCTCGGCGTGCAGGGCGACGACGTGGTCATCGACTACGCGGGCCTCAACCACCTCGGCTGGCTGCGCGGCCTGCGGGTGGACGGCCGCGACGTGCTGCCGGACCTCATGGCGCGTCCCGACCTCATCGGCACGTTCGAGGAGGGGCGCCTCTTCGGCGCCGAGTGGGTCACCGAGCTCGGCGCCGTGCCGAACGAGTACCTGCACTACTACTACTTCCGCCGCGAGGTGCTGCACGCCGACCAGCTCGCCGCGCAGACCCGCGGCGGCTTCCTCGTGGAGCAGCAGGGCCGCTTCTACGAGCAGCTCGAGCACCGGCACGACGTGTCCGCGCTCGCGCTGTGGGAGCGCACGCGGCTCGACCGCGAGACCACCTACATGGCCACGAACCGGCAGTCGGCCGGCATGGGCGACCGCGACGAGGACGACCTCGTCTCCGGCGGCTACGAGGACGTCGCGATCGCGCTCATGCGCGGCATCGCGTACGACCAGAGCGCGCGGCTGATCCTCAACGTGCGCAACCGCGGCACCCTCGCGGCGCTCGACGCGGACGCCGTGGTCGAGGTGCCGTGCGTGGTCGACGCGTCGGGCGCGCATCCGGTCGCGGGCACGGAGCTGCCCGACTTCGGCGTGGGCCTCGTGACCAACGCGAAGTACGTGGAGCGGCAGACCATCGAGGCCGGCGTCGGCGGTTCCCGCGCCGCGGCCGTCCGCGCCCTCGCCCACCACCCGCTCGTCGACTCCGTCACGGTCGCGCGCTGCCTGCTGGAGGACGCGATGCACGCGTTCCCGGCGCTCTCCTACCTCCGCTGA
- a CDS encoding DeoR/GlpR family DNA-binding transcription regulator — protein sequence MRDAREFVILDRLRATRSATVAELAEAAGTSDATIRRDLARLDEQGALRRTHGGAVLVEVDAPFAEVEQVNREAKERIARAAAAQIQDGQSVVLDIGTTTLHLAEQLRGRAVTVITANVAAFDVLRDDRSVRLILLPGDWDPVYRSVSGPLTAESLRMLHADHAFVGVSGIADNGDLRDTTMAQVPIKRAMAEMSDRVTVLADSSKFPGTGAGRVAPTASLTQLITEAAPHERVSQGLADKGVSVTVA from the coding sequence ATGAGAGACGCCCGAGAGTTCGTGATCCTCGACCGGTTGCGCGCCACCCGCAGCGCCACGGTCGCCGAGCTCGCCGAGGCCGCCGGCACGAGCGACGCGACCATCCGCCGCGACCTGGCCCGCCTTGACGAGCAGGGCGCGCTCCGGCGCACCCACGGCGGCGCCGTGCTCGTGGAGGTCGACGCGCCCTTCGCCGAGGTCGAGCAGGTCAACCGCGAGGCCAAGGAGCGCATCGCGCGGGCGGCGGCGGCGCAGATCCAGGACGGCCAGTCGGTCGTGCTCGACATCGGCACCACCACGCTGCACCTCGCCGAGCAGCTGCGCGGGCGGGCCGTCACGGTGATCACCGCCAACGTCGCCGCGTTCGACGTGTTGCGCGACGACCGGTCGGTGCGGCTCATCCTGCTGCCGGGCGACTGGGATCCGGTCTACCGCTCGGTGTCCGGCCCGCTCACCGCCGAGAGCCTGCGGATGCTGCACGCCGACCACGCGTTCGTAGGCGTGAGCGGCATCGCCGACAACGGCGACCTGCGCGACACGACGATGGCCCAGGTGCCCATCAAGCGCGCGATGGCCGAGATGAGCGACCGGGTCACGGTGCTCGCCGACTCCTCCAAGTTCCCGGGCACCGGCGCCGGCCGTGTCGCCCCCACCGCGTCGTTGACGCAGCTGATCACCGAGGCCGCCCCGCACGAGCGGGTGTCGCAGGGCCTCGCGGACAAGGGAGTGTCGGTGACCGTCGCATGA
- a CDS encoding carbohydrate kinase family protein, which produces MPAATRTDQAPADQQPADRTPAGLLVVGQLFADVVFGELPGGPRPGHEIWTSSFGHGPGGIANFAVAGARLGVPTAVAAAVGTDPFSLLVRAALAAEGVTLDHLVTLDDWSLPVTASLGYDDDRALVTGGVPCPLDSDELVPGEVPAAAAALVHLDPHRSIWIGRAAAAGTDVYADVGWDPSERWDPAILDQLDDCHAFIPNELEAAAYTGTGSAVQAARALAARVPLSVVTSGSRGVVAVDAARGEEVVRPPLAVRAIDATGAGDVFGAALAASARAPWTLTQRVDFACLVAGITVTRPGGASGAPRLDELVPWLRAHPEAAEPGRYDYLADALDHPDGARLLA; this is translated from the coding sequence GTGCCCGCAGCCACGCGTACCGACCAGGCTCCCGCCGACCAGCAGCCCGCCGACCGCACCCCCGCCGGGCTGCTCGTCGTCGGGCAGCTCTTCGCGGACGTCGTGTTCGGCGAGCTGCCGGGCGGACCGCGGCCGGGCCACGAGATCTGGACGTCGTCGTTCGGGCACGGCCCCGGCGGCATCGCGAACTTCGCGGTCGCCGGCGCGCGCCTCGGGGTGCCGACCGCCGTCGCCGCGGCCGTGGGCACGGATCCCTTCTCCCTCCTGGTGCGCGCCGCGCTCGCCGCCGAGGGCGTGACGCTCGACCACCTCGTGACCCTCGACGACTGGTCGCTGCCCGTCACCGCGTCGCTGGGCTACGACGACGACCGCGCGCTCGTCACGGGCGGCGTGCCCTGCCCGCTCGACTCCGACGAGCTCGTGCCCGGGGAGGTGCCGGCCGCCGCCGCGGCGCTCGTGCACCTGGATCCGCACCGCAGCATCTGGATCGGGCGTGCCGCCGCCGCGGGCACCGACGTCTACGCCGACGTCGGCTGGGACCCGTCCGAGCGCTGGGACCCCGCCATCCTCGACCAGCTCGACGACTGCCACGCCTTCATCCCCAACGAGCTCGAGGCCGCGGCGTACACGGGCACCGGCTCGGCCGTGCAGGCCGCCCGGGCGCTCGCCGCGCGCGTGCCGCTCAGCGTCGTGACGTCCGGATCCCGCGGCGTCGTCGCCGTCGACGCGGCCCGCGGCGAGGAGGTCGTGCGGCCCCCGCTCGCCGTCCGCGCGATCGACGCGACCGGCGCGGGCGACGTGTTCGGCGCGGCGCTCGCCGCATCGGCCCGGGCGCCGTGGACGCTGACCCAGCGCGTCGACTTCGCCTGCCTCGTCGCGGGGATCACGGTCACGCGTCCCGGCGGCGCCTCCGGGGCCCCGCGGCTCGACGAGCTCGTGCCCTGGCTGCGCGCGCATCCCGAGGCCGCCGAGCCCGGCCGCTACGACTACCTCGCCGACGCCCTCGACCATCCCGACGGCGCCCGCCTCCTCGCCTGA
- a CDS encoding ABC transporter substrate-binding protein: protein MSLPPTRRSRARRIVVGVATLALLAPVLASCSSSSGSSAGGQLDLWIWPDGLSQTVLDKVPAEVPGTTLNVSTIGGDFKQKLVTTFTGRSGLPSITGVKGEDMPYFLSEDGLFEDLDELGAKDVTDQYPAWKLKEATTKDGQLIGLPIDIGPTALYYRADVFQKAGLPSDPADVAKATATWDDYFAFGKKLKAATGGAIFVDASDVFTKSIGQGTTRFVDADGDFTGDSDEIKAAWDRAVLAYQDGLTANVTDGSPDWASAISNGSLPALLGASWYQADLKSATADTSGDWRVAPMPGGPANIGGSFLSIPAGTKDPQAAFAVIKDVLSEDNQVTADADKGIFPSATAAYDSPELQKGDEFFGGQSTVGIFADAAATMPTAYTSPYDNQVQAAFVTELQNVTSLGKDPDQAWTDAVAAGEAALKTAKQ from the coding sequence ATGTCCCTGCCCCCCACCCGCCGCTCCCGCGCCCGGCGCATCGTCGTCGGCGTCGCGACCCTCGCGCTCCTCGCGCCGGTCCTCGCCTCCTGCTCGTCGTCGTCGGGATCCTCGGCGGGCGGCCAGCTCGACCTGTGGATCTGGCCGGACGGCCTCAGCCAGACGGTGCTCGACAAGGTGCCGGCCGAGGTGCCCGGCACGACGCTCAACGTGTCCACCATCGGCGGCGACTTCAAGCAGAAGCTCGTCACCACCTTCACGGGCCGCTCGGGCCTCCCGTCCATCACGGGCGTCAAGGGCGAGGACATGCCGTACTTCCTCAGCGAGGACGGGCTCTTCGAGGACCTCGACGAGCTGGGCGCGAAGGACGTCACCGACCAGTACCCGGCGTGGAAGCTCAAGGAGGCGACCACCAAGGACGGCCAGCTCATCGGCCTCCCCATCGACATCGGCCCCACCGCCCTCTACTACCGTGCGGACGTGTTCCAGAAGGCCGGCCTGCCGAGCGATCCCGCCGACGTGGCGAAGGCCACCGCCACCTGGGACGACTACTTCGCGTTCGGCAAGAAGCTCAAGGCCGCGACCGGCGGCGCGATCTTCGTGGACGCCTCCGACGTGTTCACCAAGTCGATCGGCCAGGGCACCACGCGCTTCGTCGATGCCGACGGGGACTTCACCGGGGACAGCGACGAGATCAAGGCCGCGTGGGACCGCGCGGTGCTCGCGTACCAGGACGGCCTGACCGCGAACGTCACCGACGGCAGCCCGGACTGGGCGTCCGCCATCAGCAACGGATCCCTCCCCGCGCTCCTCGGCGCCTCCTGGTATCAGGCCGACCTCAAGAGCGCGACCGCGGACACCTCGGGCGACTGGCGCGTGGCGCCCATGCCCGGCGGACCCGCGAACATCGGCGGCTCGTTCCTCTCCATCCCCGCCGGCACCAAGGACCCGCAGGCGGCCTTCGCCGTGATCAAGGACGTGCTGAGCGAGGACAACCAGGTCACCGCGGACGCCGACAAGGGCATCTTCCCGTCGGCCACCGCCGCCTACGACTCCCCGGAGCTGCAGAAGGGCGACGAATTCTTCGGCGGCCAGTCGACCGTCGGGATCTTCGCCGACGCCGCCGCCACGATGCCCACCGCATACACGAGCCCCTACGACAACCAGGTGCAGGCCGCGTTCGTCACCGAGCTGCAGAACGTGACCTCGCTCGGCAAGGATCCGGACCAGGCCTGGACCGACGCCGTCGCCGCCGGCGAGGCCGCCCTGAAGACCGCGAAGCAGTGA
- a CDS encoding carbohydrate ABC transporter permease has product MIPVAVRPGGRPPAPSRAGAGPSGSAPSRAGAGTRGLRRTWPYYVAIAPFFVLFAIFGLFPALYSLVLSFQDWNGLGTAEWVGLANFQALAADGTFWLSIKNTLVIFALSTFPMMAIAVVVAAMLNSAKRLSTFYKISYFVPNVTSVVAMAVLFGSIFGDSFGLVNAGLRAIGLDGVAWLSTPWAIQVTIAILITYQWTGYNAIIFLAGMQAIGTEVYEAAKLDGAGAIRTFWSVTLPLLRPTILFVLVVSTITGLQSFTEAQVLTASSSTTNPNSGGAGQAGLTTVLYFYQQAFNYNRFGYGAAIAWGVFLLVVIFSIISFRLGSEKKEKAVRAPGTRKGHRA; this is encoded by the coding sequence GTGATCCCCGTCGCCGTCCGCCCGGGAGGGCGCCCACCCGCGCCATCCCGGGCGGGCGCGGGTCCCTCGGGCTCCGCGCCGTCCCGGGCGGGTGCGGGCACCCGCGGGCTCCGCCGCACGTGGCCGTACTACGTCGCGATCGCTCCGTTCTTCGTGCTGTTCGCGATCTTCGGCCTCTTCCCGGCGCTCTACTCGCTCGTGCTCTCGTTCCAGGACTGGAACGGGCTCGGCACGGCCGAGTGGGTGGGCCTCGCGAACTTCCAGGCGCTCGCGGCCGACGGCACGTTCTGGCTGTCGATCAAGAACACGCTCGTCATCTTCGCGCTGTCGACGTTCCCGATGATGGCGATCGCCGTGGTCGTCGCGGCCATGCTCAACTCGGCGAAGCGGCTCAGCACCTTCTACAAGATCAGCTACTTCGTGCCGAACGTCACGAGCGTGGTCGCGATGGCGGTGCTCTTCGGATCCATCTTCGGCGACAGCTTCGGGCTCGTGAACGCGGGCCTCCGCGCGATCGGGCTCGACGGGGTGGCGTGGCTCTCGACGCCGTGGGCGATCCAGGTGACCATCGCGATCCTCATCACGTACCAGTGGACCGGCTACAACGCGATCATCTTCCTCGCGGGCATGCAGGCCATCGGCACCGAGGTCTACGAGGCCGCCAAGCTCGACGGCGCGGGCGCCATCCGCACCTTCTGGTCGGTGACGCTGCCGCTGCTGCGCCCCACGATCCTCTTCGTGCTCGTGGTCTCGACCATCACGGGCCTGCAGAGCTTCACCGAGGCGCAGGTGCTCACGGCCTCCTCCAGCACGACGAACCCGAACTCGGGCGGCGCGGGCCAGGCCGGCCTCACGACCGTCCTGTACTTCTACCAGCAGGCCTTCAACTACAACCGCTTCGGCTACGGCGCCGCCATCGCGTGGGGCGTGTTCCTGCTCGTGGTGATCTTCTCCATCATCAGCTTCCGGCTCGGGTCGGAGAAGAAGGAGAAGGCCGTGCGCGCGCCCGGCACGAGGAAGGGGCACCGCGCATGA
- a CDS encoding carbohydrate ABC transporter permease: MSATVHAAGSAAARVADQASGRPRAERTGRPAGRRQLPPGRVILHGILFAGSIVSLFPLYWLVVMASNTTSDIYKSPPVLVPGPYLWDNIQAVFRTIDFGGSLMNTVIVAVSVTVLVLFFDSIAAFTFAKYEFPGRRALFALLLVTFMLPAQLSVIPQFVTMINLGWVGQLQALIVPAAANAFGIFWLRQFIISSVPDELIDAARIDGAGFFRQYLTVCLPLIRPGLGFLGIFTFIAAWNDYLWPLIVLNDPGTLTLQVAMSQLNSAHGKDYGMVMAGALLAVIPLIVVFLIGAKQFIGDIAKGALK, encoded by the coding sequence ATGAGCGCCACCGTCCACGCCGCGGGATCCGCCGCGGCCCGGGTCGCCGACCAGGCATCAGGGCGGCCGCGCGCCGAGCGCACCGGCCGGCCCGCGGGTCGTCGCCAGCTGCCGCCCGGCCGGGTGATCCTGCACGGGATCCTGTTCGCCGGATCCATCGTCAGCCTCTTCCCGCTGTACTGGCTCGTCGTGATGGCGAGCAACACCACGAGCGACATCTACAAGTCGCCGCCCGTGCTCGTGCCGGGGCCGTACCTGTGGGACAACATCCAGGCCGTGTTCCGCACGATCGACTTCGGCGGATCGCTCATGAACACCGTGATCGTGGCGGTGTCCGTCACGGTGCTCGTGCTGTTCTTCGACTCGATCGCCGCATTCACGTTCGCGAAGTACGAGTTCCCCGGGCGGCGTGCGCTGTTCGCGCTGCTGCTGGTGACCTTCATGCTCCCGGCGCAGCTGTCGGTGATCCCGCAGTTCGTCACGATGATCAACCTCGGCTGGGTCGGCCAGCTGCAGGCGCTCATCGTGCCGGCGGCGGCGAACGCGTTCGGCATCTTCTGGCTGAGGCAGTTCATCATCTCGAGCGTGCCGGACGAGCTCATCGACGCGGCCCGCATCGACGGCGCCGGGTTCTTCCGGCAGTACCTCACGGTGTGCCTGCCGCTCATCCGGCCCGGCCTCGGGTTCCTCGGGATCTTCACGTTCATCGCCGCCTGGAACGACTACCTCTGGCCGCTCATCGTGCTGAACGACCCGGGCACGCTGACGCTGCAGGTGGCGATGAGCCAGCTGAACAGCGCCCACGGCAAGGACTACGGCATGGTCATGGCCGGCGCGCTGCTCGCGGTGATCCCGCTCATCGTCGTGTTCCTCATCGGCGCGAAGCAGTTCATCGGCGACATCGCGAAGGGCGCGCTGAAGTGA